In Rhizobium sp. N324, a single genomic region encodes these proteins:
- the rplI gene encoding 50S ribosomal protein L9 — MEVILLERISKLGQMGETVKVRDGFARNYLLPLGKALRANAANKTRFEAERATLEARNLERKSEAQKVADVLDGKSFIVVRSAGETGQLYGSVAARDVVEILAAEGFNIGRNQVHLNTPIKAIGLHKVELQLHAEVEIHVELNVARSAEEAERQAKGEELTSVDAIYGVDEDALRPEDFFDPEADGVDEDEA; from the coding sequence ATGGAAGTCATCCTTCTCGAACGCATCTCCAAGCTCGGCCAGATGGGCGAAACCGTAAAGGTTCGCGACGGCTTTGCCCGTAACTACCTGCTGCCGCTCGGCAAGGCGCTGCGCGCCAACGCCGCCAACAAGACCCGCTTCGAAGCCGAGCGTGCGACGCTCGAAGCCCGCAACCTCGAACGCAAGTCGGAAGCCCAGAAGGTCGCCGACGTTCTCGACGGCAAGTCCTTCATCGTCGTGCGCTCCGCCGGCGAAACCGGCCAGCTCTACGGCTCGGTCGCTGCCCGTGACGTCGTCGAGATTCTCGCCGCCGAAGGCTTCAACATTGGCCGCAACCAGGTTCACCTGAACACGCCGATCAAGGCGATCGGCTTGCACAAGGTCGAGCTGCAGCTGCATGCCGAAGTCGAAATCCACGTCGAGCTGAACGTTGCCCGTTCCGCCGAAGAGGCAGAGCGCCAGGCCAAGGGTGAAGAACTCACCTCGGTCGACGCCATCTACGGTGTCGACGAAGACGCTCTGCGTCCGGAAGATTTCTTCGATCCGGAAGCCGACGGCGTCGACGAAGACGAAGCATAA
- a CDS encoding AzlD family protein: MTLDLNIMIAILAIAAATVFTRVAGLLLVRHVEMDERRRTAIESIPPAVLMAVIAPTAFAAGWAETLACAVTAIAARRLPMLASIVIGVATVALLRTAGL; this comes from the coding sequence ATGACACTCGATCTCAACATCATGATCGCCATCCTCGCGATTGCCGCCGCAACGGTGTTCACCCGCGTCGCCGGCCTCCTATTGGTCCGTCATGTCGAGATGGATGAGCGGCGGAGAACGGCGATCGAGTCCATTCCGCCGGCGGTGCTGATGGCGGTCATTGCCCCGACCGCCTTTGCGGCGGGCTGGGCGGAGACCTTGGCCTGCGCGGTAACGGCAATCGCCGCGCGCCGTCTGCCGATGCTTGCGAGCATCGTGATCGGCGTCGCAACGGTCGCCCTGTTGCGGACCGCCGGGCTTTAG
- a CDS encoding AzlC family ABC transporter permease — translation MLQHSRPSGEFLAGMRAIFPLVVAVLPIGLVFGAVAATKGLSPLETTLMSALVFAGGSQFVAMDIWTHPASWIGVGFAALLVNIRHVLMSASIGTKMQSFSSVKRYIAMLFLADELWAMAEFRAGATRLTPAWYAGIVTPFYLTWVGSSLTGALLGAFLGNPAAIGLDFAFPAVFIVLVMGFWKGPETGAVLAASGAASVVVHHFVPGVWYIAAGALAGLATALWQGRAREQAA, via the coding sequence ATGTTGCAGCACAGCCGGCCATCCGGCGAATTTCTTGCCGGAATGCGCGCCATTTTTCCGCTTGTTGTCGCCGTGTTGCCGATCGGCCTGGTGTTCGGCGCGGTCGCGGCCACCAAGGGGCTTTCCCCGCTGGAAACGACGCTGATGAGCGCGCTTGTCTTTGCGGGCGGTTCGCAATTCGTGGCCATGGACATCTGGACCCATCCGGCAAGCTGGATCGGCGTCGGCTTTGCAGCCCTGCTGGTCAATATCCGCCATGTGCTGATGAGCGCGTCGATCGGCACGAAGATGCAGTCCTTCTCCAGCGTCAAACGATATATCGCCATGCTGTTCCTCGCAGATGAGCTGTGGGCCATGGCGGAATTCCGCGCCGGCGCCACGCGGCTGACGCCGGCCTGGTATGCCGGGATCGTCACGCCCTTCTACCTCACCTGGGTCGGCTCTTCGCTAACAGGCGCACTGCTCGGCGCCTTTCTCGGCAATCCTGCGGCCATCGGCCTCGACTTCGCTTTTCCGGCCGTCTTCATCGTGCTCGTCATGGGGTTCTGGAAGGGGCCGGAAACCGGCGCCGTCCTTGCGGCAAGTGGTGCGGCATCCGTTGTGGTCCACCATTTCGTGCCGGGGGTCTGGTATATCGCCGCCGGCGCTCTGGCCGGGCTGGCAACGGCCCTATGGCAGGGCAGGGCGCGGGAGCAGGCGGCATGA
- a CDS encoding replicative DNA helicase, translated as MNDAARKIAAVAPSEQHYREAPNNIEAEQALLGAILMNNDAYYRVSDFLKPIHLYEPLHRKIFEVAGDIIRMGKIANPVTIKTFLKADEKVGDMTVSQYLASLVSNAVTVINAEDYGRAIYDLALRRALITIGEDVVNIAYDAPLDMPPQSQIEDTERRLFELAENGRYDGGFQAFNDAVALAIDMAAVAKERDGGLSGISTGIHSLDSKMGGLQRSDLIVLAGRPGMGKTSLATNIAYNIAAAYEGEVQPDGSMKARNGGVVGFYSLEMSSEQLATRIISEQTEVSSSKIRRGDINDADFEKLVACSMMMQKVPLYIDQTGGISIAQLSARARRLKRQRGLDVLVVDYIQLMTGSGKSSDNRVQEITQITTGLKALGKELNVPIIALSQLSRQVESRDDKRPQLSDLRESGSIEQDADVVLFVFREEYYVKNQEPRDPHDPKYPEWEALFDKVKGTADVIIAKQRHGPTGTVKLAFQSEFTRFADLADPSFTHYEEH; from the coding sequence ATGAACGACGCCGCTCGAAAGATTGCAGCTGTTGCTCCCTCGGAGCAGCATTATCGCGAAGCACCCAACAATATCGAAGCCGAGCAGGCGCTTCTGGGTGCCATCCTGATGAACAACGACGCCTACTACCGGGTGTCCGACTTCCTGAAGCCGATCCATCTCTACGAACCGTTGCACCGGAAGATCTTCGAGGTTGCCGGCGATATCATCCGCATGGGCAAGATCGCCAACCCGGTGACGATCAAGACCTTCCTGAAGGCCGACGAGAAGGTCGGCGACATGACGGTTTCGCAATATCTGGCAAGTCTCGTCAGCAATGCCGTCACCGTCATCAATGCCGAGGATTATGGCCGGGCGATCTATGATCTCGCGCTGCGCCGGGCGCTGATCACCATCGGTGAGGACGTCGTCAACATCGCCTATGACGCGCCGCTCGACATGCCGCCGCAGTCTCAGATCGAGGATACCGAACGCCGCCTCTTCGAATTGGCGGAAAACGGCCGCTACGACGGCGGCTTCCAGGCCTTCAACGATGCGGTTGCGCTGGCGATCGACATGGCGGCCGTCGCCAAGGAACGCGACGGCGGGCTTTCCGGCATTTCCACCGGCATCCATTCGCTGGATTCCAAGATGGGCGGCCTGCAGCGTTCGGACTTGATCGTCCTTGCCGGACGCCCCGGCATGGGCAAGACCTCGCTTGCGACCAATATCGCCTACAATATCGCCGCCGCCTATGAAGGGGAAGTCCAGCCGGACGGCAGCATGAAGGCTAGGAATGGCGGCGTCGTCGGCTTCTATTCGCTCGAAATGTCGTCGGAACAGCTTGCCACCCGTATCATCTCCGAGCAGACGGAAGTCTCCTCCTCGAAGATCCGCCGCGGCGACATCAACGATGCCGATTTCGAAAAGCTTGTCGCCTGCTCGATGATGATGCAGAAGGTGCCGCTCTATATCGACCAGACCGGCGGCATTTCGATCGCCCAGCTTTCGGCGCGCGCGCGCCGTCTCAAGCGTCAGCGCGGCCTCGACGTGCTGGTGGTCGACTACATTCAGCTGATGACCGGCTCGGGTAAATCCAGCGACAACCGCGTGCAGGAAATCACCCAGATCACCACCGGCCTGAAGGCGCTGGGCAAGGAACTCAACGTTCCGATCATCGCCCTGTCGCAGCTCTCGCGTCAGGTCGAAAGCCGTGACGACAAGCGGCCGCAGCTTTCCGACCTTCGCGAATCCGGTTCGATCGAGCAGGACGCCGACGTCGTGCTCTTCGTGTTCCGCGAGGAATATTACGTCAAGAACCAGGAGCCGCGCGATCCCCACGATCCGAAATATCCGGAATGGGAAGCGCTGTTCGACAAGGTGAAGGGCACAGCCGATGTCATCATCGCCAAGCAGCGTCACGGGCCGACGGGAACGGTGAAGCTCGCCTTCCAGTCGGAATTCACCCGCTTCGCCGATCTCGCCGATCCCTCCTTCACACATTACGAGGAACATTGA